The Streptomyces sp. NBC_01244 genome contains a region encoding:
- a CDS encoding ABC transporter ATP-binding protein, with product MHGITKRFPGVVANKDIAITVRKGTVHALVGENGAGKSTLMKILYGMQKPDEGTIAIDGEQVSFSSPGDAIARGIGMVHQHFMLADNLTVLENVVLGGEKLYGIGAKARKKIREISDAYGLGVRPDALVEDLGVADRQRVEILKVLYRGAKILILDEPTAVLVPQEVDALFDNLRELKSEGLTVIFISHKLGEVLKVADDITVIRRGTTVGTADPRATTTKQLAELMVGSELPSPETRESTVTTTPMLQVKGLTVAEGGAPVVTEDTARTPGLPDANLRETPVAGRLLLDGISFTIHKGEILGIAGVEGNGQTELIEALMGMMTPDTGVITLDGKDITKSPVRKRREGGIGYIPEDRHRHGLLLESSLWENRILGHVTEAPNSKRGILDPKAARKDTERIVREYDVRTPGIEVTAASLSGGNQQKLIVGREMSHNPKFLIAAHPTRGVDVGAQAQIWDAIREARREGLAVLLISADLDELIGLSDTLRVIYRGRLVADADPATVTPEELGTAMTGAASGHLEAPAEAAEVTEATDNRSDAGTDARTDSPEDEAR from the coding sequence CTGCACGGCATCACCAAGCGCTTCCCCGGCGTCGTCGCCAACAAGGACATCGCGATCACCGTCCGCAAGGGCACGGTCCACGCCCTCGTCGGTGAGAACGGCGCCGGCAAGTCGACGCTGATGAAGATCCTCTACGGCATGCAGAAGCCGGACGAGGGCACCATCGCCATCGACGGGGAGCAGGTCTCCTTCAGCAGCCCCGGCGATGCCATCGCCCGCGGCATCGGCATGGTGCACCAGCACTTCATGCTCGCCGACAACCTCACCGTCCTGGAGAACGTGGTTCTCGGCGGCGAGAAGCTCTACGGCATCGGCGCGAAGGCCCGTAAGAAGATCAGGGAGATCTCGGACGCGTACGGCCTCGGCGTACGTCCCGACGCCCTGGTCGAGGACCTCGGTGTCGCCGACCGCCAGCGCGTGGAGATCCTCAAGGTCCTCTACCGCGGCGCGAAGATCCTCATCCTCGACGAGCCGACGGCCGTGCTCGTGCCGCAGGAGGTCGACGCGCTCTTCGACAACCTGCGCGAGCTCAAGTCCGAGGGCCTGACCGTCATCTTCATCTCGCACAAGCTGGGCGAGGTCCTGAAGGTCGCCGACGACATCACCGTCATCCGGCGCGGCACCACGGTCGGCACCGCCGACCCGCGGGCCACCACGACCAAGCAGCTCGCCGAGCTGATGGTCGGCTCCGAGCTGCCGTCCCCGGAGACCCGCGAGTCCACGGTGACCACCACCCCGATGCTCCAGGTGAAGGGCCTGACCGTCGCCGAGGGCGGCGCGCCCGTCGTCACGGAGGACACCGCGCGCACGCCGGGCCTGCCGGACGCCAACCTGCGCGAGACCCCGGTCGCCGGGCGCCTGCTGCTCGACGGGATCAGCTTCACGATCCACAAGGGCGAGATCCTCGGCATCGCGGGCGTCGAGGGCAACGGCCAGACCGAGCTCATCGAGGCCCTCATGGGCATGATGACCCCCGACACGGGCGTCATCACCCTCGACGGCAAGGACATCACCAAGTCCCCGGTGCGCAAGCGCCGCGAGGGCGGCATCGGCTACATCCCCGAGGACCGCCACCGGCACGGTCTGCTGCTGGAGTCCTCCCTCTGGGAGAACCGCATCCTCGGCCACGTCACCGAAGCCCCCAACTCCAAGCGCGGCATCCTCGACCCGAAGGCCGCCCGCAAGGACACCGAGCGGATCGTGCGCGAGTACGACGTCCGCACGCCCGGCATCGAGGTCACCGCGGCCTCGCTCTCCGGCGGCAACCAGCAGAAGCTGATCGTCGGCCGCGAGATGAGCCACAACCCGAAGTTCCTGATCGCCGCCCACCCCACCCGCGGTGTGGACGTCGGCGCGCAGGCGCAGATCTGGGACGCGATCCGCGAGGCCCGCCGCGAGGGCCTGGCGGTCCTGCTGATCTCCGCCGACCTGGACGAGCTCATCGGCCTGTCCGACACCCTGCGCGTCATCTACCGCGGCCGCCTGGTCGCCGACGCCGACCCCGCGACCGTGACCCCCGAGGAACTCGGCACCGCCATGACGGGCGCCGCCTCCGGGCACCTCGAAGCTCCTGCCGAGGCCGCAGAGGTCACGGAAGCCACCGACAACCGCTCCGACGCCGGCACGGATGCCCGTACCGACTCCCCGGAGGACGAGGCCCGATGA
- a CDS encoding DUF6716 putative glycosyltransferase, which translates to MPASNRALRVAVLADSDTRWKWGALTARRLAPEPDSVHLTGYLLRGRATPTARQLGEVGVTADRLAEVTCAQFLAELLAAERESRDPYDVVVLALVGGAVQAVLHGARALWPEPAARPAFVTGYVGVVYEKLADGLLLRHGADLVLANSRHDAGRFRAVYEGVGAEAGAVVETALPFLAPVGVKPYEPVGATVHRVVFAVQPSVPDTRADRAYLLRRAAEHARLHPGREVLIKLRSRPGEHTTHLEELPYQRLAERIPGGLPSNCRLVYGNMGEVLDTTDLLVTVSSTAALESLHRGIPTAVLTDLGVRETLGNHHFLGSGCMASWTQLDAGLLPKADPDWLAAQGVGTPAADGAGRADGAGEGGEGGWAGPAGQAGGHDPYTAARARLAELLGAGPLPAVAPYYTQDTAPGYLPGILSRHHLGPDGHPLPGAARTDDGGSRLRRRLRAHLREAARGAYRHGVQRVAPVIRRLGEL; encoded by the coding sequence GTGCCAGCAAGCAACCGCGCCCTCCGTGTGGCCGTACTCGCCGATTCCGACACCCGCTGGAAATGGGGAGCGCTCACCGCGCGCCGTCTCGCCCCGGAGCCGGACTCCGTCCACCTGACCGGGTACCTGCTCCGCGGCCGGGCCACGCCCACCGCGCGCCAGCTCGGCGAAGTCGGGGTCACGGCGGACCGGCTCGCCGAAGTCACCTGCGCGCAGTTCCTCGCCGAACTCCTCGCGGCGGAGCGGGAGTCCCGCGACCCCTACGACGTCGTCGTCCTCGCCCTGGTCGGCGGCGCCGTCCAGGCCGTCCTGCACGGGGCCCGGGCCCTGTGGCCGGAGCCGGCCGCGCGGCCGGCGTTCGTCACCGGCTACGTCGGAGTCGTCTACGAGAAGCTCGCCGACGGCCTGCTGCTGCGCCACGGCGCCGACCTGGTGCTCGCCAACTCCCGCCACGACGCCGGACGGTTCCGCGCGGTCTACGAGGGGGTCGGCGCCGAAGCCGGCGCCGTCGTGGAGACCGCGCTGCCCTTCCTCGCGCCGGTCGGCGTGAAGCCCTACGAGCCGGTGGGCGCCACCGTCCACCGGGTGGTCTTCGCGGTCCAGCCGTCCGTGCCGGACACCCGGGCGGACCGCGCGTACCTGCTGCGCCGCGCCGCGGAACACGCCCGGCTGCACCCCGGGCGCGAGGTGCTGATCAAACTCCGCAGCCGGCCGGGGGAGCACACCACGCACCTGGAGGAGCTCCCGTACCAGCGCCTCGCGGAGCGGATCCCCGGCGGCCTCCCCTCCAACTGCCGTCTGGTGTACGGGAACATGGGCGAGGTCCTGGACACCACGGACCTGCTGGTCACCGTCTCCTCCACGGCGGCCCTGGAATCCCTCCACCGGGGCATCCCGACGGCCGTCCTGACCGACCTCGGAGTCCGCGAGACCCTCGGGAACCACCACTTCCTGGGCTCCGGTTGCATGGCCTCCTGGACCCAGCTCGACGCGGGCCTGCTCCCGAAGGCCGACCCGGACTGGCTGGCGGCCCAGGGCGTGGGCACCCCGGCGGCCGACGGGGCCGGGCGGGCCGACGGGGCCGGAGAGGGCGGAGAGGGCGGCTGGGCCGGGCCGGCCGGACAGGCCGGTGGGCACGACCCCTACACCGCCGCGCGGGCACGCCTCGCGGAGCTGCTGGGCGCGGGCCCGCTCCCGGCCGTGGCGCCCTACTACACGCAGGACACCGCGCCGGGATACCTGCCCGGGATCCTGTCCAGACACCATCTCGGCCCCGACGGGCACCCGTTGCCCGGTGCGGCCCGGACCGACGACGGAGGGTCCCGGCTGCGCCGCCGCCTCCGCGCCCACCTGCGCGAAGCCGCCCGCGGCGCCTACCGCCACGGCGTCCAGCGCGTCGCGCCCGTGATCCGCCGCCTGGGGGAGCTGTGA
- a CDS encoding thymidine phosphorylase, whose amino-acid sequence MDVISVIRTKRDRGELSPEQIDWVIDAYTRGVVADEQMSALAMAILLNGMNRTEIARWTAAMIASGERMNFDSLSRPTADKHSTGGVGDKITLPLAPLVAACGAAVPQLSGRGLGHTGGTLDKLESIPGWRALLSNEEMLHVLDTTGAVICAAGDGLAPADKKLYALRDVTGTVEAIPLIASSIMSKKIAEGTGSLVLDVKVGTGAFMKNIEDARELARTMVGLGTDSGVKTVALLTDMSTPLGLTAGNALEIRESVEVLAGGGPSDVVELTLALAREMLDAAGIKDADPAKALADGSAMDVWRRMIAAQGGDPDAALPVAREQHVVTAPSSGVLTRLDAYGVGVGAWRLGAGRARKEDPVQAGAGIEMHAKPGDTVVAGQPLMTLHTDTPEKFDYALAALDGTFDIAAPGTAFSATPIVLDRIA is encoded by the coding sequence ATGGACGTCATCTCCGTCATCCGCACCAAGCGCGACCGCGGTGAACTGAGCCCCGAGCAGATCGACTGGGTCATCGACGCGTACACGCGCGGCGTGGTCGCCGACGAGCAGATGTCGGCGCTGGCGATGGCCATCCTGCTCAACGGCATGAACCGGACCGAGATCGCCCGCTGGACCGCCGCGATGATCGCGAGCGGCGAGCGGATGAACTTCGACTCCCTCTCCCGCCCGACCGCGGACAAGCACTCCACCGGCGGCGTCGGCGACAAGATCACCCTGCCGCTGGCCCCGCTCGTCGCCGCCTGCGGCGCGGCCGTACCGCAGCTCTCGGGCCGCGGCCTCGGCCACACCGGCGGCACCCTGGACAAGCTGGAGTCCATCCCCGGCTGGCGCGCCCTGCTCTCCAACGAGGAGATGCTGCACGTCCTGGACACCACCGGCGCCGTCATCTGCGCGGCCGGCGACGGCCTGGCCCCGGCCGACAAGAAGCTCTACGCGCTGCGCGACGTGACGGGCACCGTCGAGGCGATCCCGCTGATCGCCTCCTCGATCATGTCCAAGAAGATCGCGGAGGGCACCGGCTCCCTGGTCCTGGACGTGAAGGTCGGCACCGGCGCCTTCATGAAGAACATCGAGGACGCGCGCGAGCTCGCCCGCACGATGGTCGGCCTGGGCACGGACAGCGGCGTCAAGACGGTCGCCCTGCTCACCGACATGTCCACCCCGCTCGGCCTGACCGCCGGCAACGCCCTGGAGATCCGCGAGTCCGTCGAGGTCCTGGCGGGCGGCGGCCCCTCGGACGTGGTCGAGCTGACCCTGGCCCTGGCCCGGGAGATGCTGGACGCCGCGGGCATCAAGGACGCCGACCCGGCGAAGGCGCTGGCCGACGGCTCCGCGATGGACGTGTGGCGCCGGATGATCGCCGCGCAGGGCGGCGACCCGGACGCGGCGCTGCCCGTCGCGCGGGAGCAGCACGTGGTCACGGCCCCGTCCTCGGGCGTGCTGACGCGGCTGGACGCGTACGGGGTGGGCGTGGGCGCCTGGCGCCTGGGCGCCGGCCGCGCGCGCAAGGAGGACCCGGTCCAGGCGGGCGCGGGCATCGAGATGCACGCGAAGCCGGGCGACACGGTGGTCGCGGGCCAGCCCCTGATGACCCTGCACACGGACACCCCGGAGAAGTTCGACTACGCCCTGGCGGCGCTGGACGGAACCTTCGACATCGCGGCGCCCGGCACGGCCTTCTCCGCCACGCCGATCGTGCTGGACCGCATCGCCTGA
- a CDS encoding N-acetylneuraminate synthase family protein produces the protein MTVTPTSRLRTFGSRIAGPGHPVYVVGEIGINHNGDLGNALALVDAAAEAGCDAVKFQKRTPEICTPRDQWDIERDTPWGRMTYIDYRHRVEFGEDEYRAIDEHCAKRGIDWFASPWDTEAVAFLEKFDVPAHKVASASLTDDELLRALRATGRTVVLSTGMSTPKQIRHAVEVLGSDNILLCHATSTYPAKAEELNLRVINTLQEEYPNVPIGYSGHETGLQTTLAAVALGATFVERHITLDRAMWGSDQAASVEPGGLTRLVRDIRTIETALGDGVKRVYESELGPMKKLRRVQGELASV, from the coding sequence ATGACGGTCACCCCCACCTCCCGCCTCCGAACCTTCGGCTCCCGCATCGCCGGCCCCGGCCACCCCGTCTACGTCGTCGGCGAGATCGGCATCAACCACAACGGCGATCTCGGCAACGCCCTCGCCCTCGTCGACGCCGCCGCCGAAGCCGGCTGCGACGCCGTGAAGTTCCAGAAGCGCACGCCCGAGATCTGCACCCCCCGCGACCAGTGGGACATCGAGCGCGACACCCCCTGGGGCCGGATGACCTACATCGACTACCGCCACCGCGTGGAGTTCGGCGAGGACGAGTACCGCGCCATCGACGAGCACTGCGCCAAGCGCGGCATCGACTGGTTCGCCTCCCCGTGGGACACCGAGGCCGTCGCCTTCCTCGAGAAGTTCGACGTCCCCGCCCACAAGGTCGCCTCCGCCTCGCTGACCGACGACGAGCTGCTGCGAGCCCTGCGCGCCACCGGCCGCACCGTCGTCCTCTCCACCGGCATGTCCACCCCGAAGCAGATCCGGCACGCGGTGGAGGTGCTCGGCAGCGACAACATCCTGCTCTGCCACGCCACTTCGACGTACCCGGCCAAGGCCGAGGAGCTCAACCTGCGGGTGATCAACACCCTCCAGGAGGAGTACCCGAACGTCCCGATCGGCTACTCCGGCCACGAGACGGGCCTGCAGACCACCCTGGCCGCCGTCGCCCTCGGCGCCACCTTCGTCGAGCGCCACATCACCCTCGACCGCGCGATGTGGGGCTCCGACCAGGCCGCCTCCGTCGAGCCGGGCGGCCTGACCCGCCTGGTCCGCGACATCCGCACCATCGAGACCGCGCTGGGCGACGGGGTGAAGCGGGTCTACGAGTCCGAGCTCGGCCCGATGAAGAAGCTCCGCCGCGTCCAGGGGGAGCTCGCCTCCGTCTGA
- a CDS encoding ABC transporter permease — MKKLDKDRLLLGFAGPALALVTAFLLTMIVLAATGVDPIEPLRLMVENASYEDVQVLIVNQAGTYYLAALAVAIGFRMNLFNIGVDGQYRLAAMVSAVAGAAVSLPGPLHILLIVIVAMLVGAFWAGIAGVLKAKRGVSEVVSTIMLNAIATSLIAWLILPKNLGVQPAGSNDLTTGDIAASGWFPAISLGDGLEIYGFTFLAFALGIVYWFVLGRTRFGFDLRATGASESAAQASGVDAKKMIITSMLISGAVAGLAGMPVLLGESHTYSLSFPVGVGFTGITIALLGRNHPVGIFFAALLMAFIDKSSASLDTAGFAKEIGTIMKGLIVIAVVVSYELVRRYGIRRQQQKVGEELAAGHAITTEKEVSA; from the coding sequence ATGAAGAAACTCGACAAGGACCGGCTGCTCCTCGGCTTCGCCGGGCCCGCGCTCGCGCTGGTCACCGCCTTCCTGCTGACCATGATCGTGCTGGCGGCGACGGGCGTGGACCCGATCGAACCGCTGCGGCTCATGGTGGAGAACGCGAGCTACGAGGACGTCCAGGTCCTCATCGTCAACCAGGCCGGTACCTACTACCTGGCGGCCCTGGCCGTGGCCATCGGCTTCCGGATGAACCTCTTCAACATCGGCGTCGACGGCCAGTACCGGCTCGCGGCGATGGTGTCGGCGGTCGCCGGCGCGGCGGTCTCGCTGCCCGGCCCGCTGCACATCCTGCTGATCGTGATCGTCGCCATGCTGGTCGGCGCCTTCTGGGCCGGCATCGCGGGCGTCCTGAAGGCGAAGCGCGGAGTCAGCGAGGTCGTCTCCACGATCATGCTGAACGCGATCGCCACCAGCCTGATCGCCTGGCTGATCCTGCCGAAGAACCTCGGCGTCCAGCCCGCGGGCTCCAACGACCTGACCACCGGCGACATCGCCGCGTCCGGCTGGTTCCCGGCGATCTCCCTCGGTGACGGCCTGGAGATCTACGGCTTCACCTTCCTCGCCTTCGCGCTGGGCATCGTCTACTGGTTCGTGCTGGGCCGCACCCGCTTCGGCTTCGACCTGCGCGCCACCGGCGCCAGCGAGTCCGCCGCGCAGGCCTCCGGCGTGGACGCCAAGAAGATGATCATCACCTCGATGCTCATCTCCGGCGCCGTCGCCGGCCTCGCCGGCATGCCGGTGCTGCTGGGCGAGAGCCACACCTACAGCCTGTCCTTCCCGGTCGGTGTCGGCTTCACCGGCATCACCATCGCGCTGCTCGGCCGCAACCACCCGGTCGGCATCTTCTTCGCCGCGCTCCTGATGGCCTTCATCGACAAGTCCTCGGCCTCGCTCGACACGGCCGGCTTCGCGAAGGAGATCGGCACGATCATGAAGGGGCTGATCGTGATCGCGGTCGTCGTCTCCTACGAGCTCGTCCGCCGCTACGGGATCCGACGCCAGCAGCAGAAGGTCGGCGAGGAGCTGGCCGCAGGCCACGCCATCACGACCGAGAAGGAGGTCTCGGCGTGA
- a CDS encoding ABC transporter permease, whose translation MSTSTVSATSAAPKKPGGRTKLTLPWIMLIVAGGLALVSLVRVISGANDLTSIGQVSGALSLAVPIGLAGLGGLWAERAGVVNIGLEGMMILGTWFGAWAGYQWGPWTGVIAGLIGGAIGGLLHAIITVTFNVNHIVSGVAINILALGFTQYLSNFTFAEAPGGSSKQSPRVEPIYEITVPGLSDWMATLQGKHWFFVSDVAGVVGGLVTGLSLLTVVALLLIPGTWWVLWRTTFGLRLRSCGENPIAAESLGVNVYKYKYIAVIVSGALAGLGGAFLSIVASPIYQEGQTGGRGYIGLAAMIFGNWMPGGMALGAGLFGFTDSLKLRGGAENVHAMLLLIAILLVLVVAWQLYKKRYVPAGISAVFAVLLFLWYGLTDQVPSQFVDAAPYLTTLLVLALSAQRLRMPKADGMPYRKGQGK comes from the coding sequence GTGAGCACCAGCACCGTTTCCGCGACCAGCGCCGCGCCCAAGAAGCCGGGCGGCCGCACCAAGCTCACCCTCCCGTGGATCATGCTGATCGTCGCGGGCGGCCTCGCTCTCGTCTCGCTGGTCCGCGTGATCAGCGGCGCGAACGACCTGACCTCCATCGGCCAGGTCTCCGGAGCGCTCTCCCTCGCCGTGCCGATCGGCCTCGCCGGACTCGGCGGCCTGTGGGCCGAGCGCGCGGGCGTCGTCAACATCGGCCTCGAAGGCATGATGATCCTCGGCACCTGGTTCGGCGCCTGGGCCGGCTACCAGTGGGGCCCGTGGACCGGCGTCATCGCCGGCCTGATCGGCGGCGCCATCGGCGGCCTGCTGCACGCGATCATCACGGTCACCTTCAACGTGAACCACATCGTCTCCGGTGTGGCCATCAACATCCTGGCGCTGGGCTTCACCCAGTACCTGTCGAACTTCACGTTCGCCGAGGCGCCCGGCGGCTCCTCCAAGCAGTCCCCGCGCGTCGAGCCGATCTACGAGATCACCGTGCCGGGGTTGTCGGACTGGATGGCCACCCTCCAGGGCAAGCACTGGTTCTTCGTCTCCGACGTCGCGGGCGTGGTCGGCGGTCTGGTCACCGGCCTGTCGCTGCTGACCGTCGTCGCGCTGCTGCTGATCCCCGGCACCTGGTGGGTGCTCTGGCGCACCACCTTCGGCCTGCGGCTGCGCTCCTGCGGCGAGAACCCCATCGCCGCCGAATCGCTCGGCGTCAACGTCTACAAGTACAAGTACATCGCCGTGATCGTCTCGGGCGCCCTCGCGGGCCTGGGCGGCGCGTTCCTGTCGATCGTGGCCAGCCCGATCTACCAGGAGGGCCAGACCGGCGGCCGCGGCTACATCGGCCTCGCCGCGATGATCTTCGGCAACTGGATGCCGGGCGGCATGGCGCTGGGCGCCGGCCTGTTCGGCTTCACCGACAGCCTCAAGCTGCGCGGCGGCGCCGAGAACGTCCACGCGATGCTGCTGCTCATCGCGATCCTGCTCGTCCTGGTCGTGGCCTGGCAGCTCTACAAGAAGCGCTACGTCCCGGCCGGCATCTCGGCGGTCTTCGCCGTGCTGCTGTTCCTCTGGTACGGGCTCACGGACCAGGTGCCCAGCCAGTTCGTGGACGCCGCCCCGTACCTGACCACGCTGCTGGTGCTCGCGCTGTCCGCGCAGCGCTTGCGGATGCCCAAGGCGGACGGCATGCCGTACCGCAAGGGCCAGGGCAAGTGA
- a CDS encoding BMP family lipoprotein, translating into MRRITRIATVGIASAALALSATACGGKKSSDSSSSASSSSSSEGAAAIAYDIGGRGDQSFNDAAYEGLAKAEKDLKIKGAQAEPTDGEGEADKVQRLTELARKGNNPVIGVGFAYAPAIKKVAEKFPNTTFGIIDDTSVQAKNIANLVFNEEQGSYLAGVAAAKASKTGTVGFIGGVEVPLIKKFEAGFAQGVKDTNPNAKVLVQYLTQPPNFDGFAKPDLGKAAAEGQLDKGADVIYSAAGLAGSGAIEAASAKSKWSIGVDSDQYNQAGLSKYKDFILTSVTKDVSDSVYNLIKSVKDGKPESGEVRYGLDKDGVGLADSNPKYKEMTELVAAVDKAKADIIAKKIQVKTAP; encoded by the coding sequence TTGCGCCGGATCACCAGGATCGCCACCGTGGGCATCGCGTCCGCGGCGCTGGCCCTCTCGGCCACCGCCTGTGGCGGTAAGAAGTCCTCGGACTCGTCTTCGTCCGCCTCCTCTTCCTCCTCCTCGGAGGGAGCCGCCGCCATCGCGTACGACATCGGTGGCCGCGGCGACCAGTCGTTCAACGACGCGGCCTACGAAGGCCTCGCCAAGGCCGAGAAGGACCTCAAGATCAAGGGCGCCCAGGCGGAGCCCACCGACGGCGAGGGCGAGGCCGACAAGGTCCAGCGCCTCACCGAGCTGGCCCGCAAGGGCAACAACCCGGTCATCGGCGTCGGCTTCGCCTACGCGCCGGCCATCAAGAAGGTCGCCGAGAAGTTCCCGAACACCACGTTCGGCATCATCGACGACACCTCGGTGCAGGCGAAGAACATCGCCAACCTCGTCTTCAACGAGGAGCAGGGCTCCTACCTGGCCGGCGTCGCCGCCGCCAAGGCGTCCAAGACCGGCACGGTCGGCTTCATCGGCGGTGTCGAGGTTCCGCTGATCAAGAAGTTCGAGGCCGGCTTCGCGCAGGGCGTCAAGGACACCAACCCGAACGCCAAGGTGCTCGTCCAGTACCTGACGCAGCCGCCGAACTTCGACGGTTTCGCCAAGCCCGACCTGGGCAAGGCCGCGGCCGAGGGTCAGCTCGACAAGGGCGCCGACGTGATCTACTCGGCCGCCGGTCTGGCCGGCTCCGGTGCCATCGAGGCCGCCTCGGCCAAGAGCAAGTGGTCCATCGGTGTCGACTCGGACCAGTACAACCAGGCCGGTCTGTCGAAGTACAAGGACTTCATCCTGACCTCGGTCACCAAGGATGTCTCCGACTCCGTCTACAACCTGATCAAGTCGGTCAAGGACGGCAAGCCGGAGTCCGGTGAGGTCCGCTACGGCCTCGACAAGGACGGCGTCGGCCTGGCCGACTCCAACCCGAAGTACAAGGAAATGACGGAGCTCGTCGCCGCGGTCGACAAGGCGAAGGCCGACATCATCGCCAAGAAGATCCAGGTCAAGACCGCGCCGTAA
- a CDS encoding amidohydrolase: MSRESQTALPGTPDRPELPGKLPDHLRAELIAFRRDLHMHPELGHQEFRTTAAIKARLEKAGLRPRVLKSGTGLICDVGTWDGVRPMLALRADIDALPIPDAKTHVSYRSTVPDRAHACGHDVHTAVVLGAGLVLAELDRRGELPRPVRLLFQPAEEVLPGGATEAIDSGVLDGVGKIIALHCDPRVDAGRIGLRAGPITSACDRLEVTLEGPGGHTARPHLTTDLVTAAARLALDLPALLTKRMDARSGMSVTWGRIEAGHACNVIPMHAELSGTVRCLDLTSWHEAPDQIHAVIDEIASMHRAKSEITYVRGVPPVVNDPMVTELLREAMSARRGADSVEDTEQSLGGEDFSWYLEHVPGAMARLGVRAPGDTAKRDLHRGDFDVDEAAIGVGVEFFTAAALLDGRSLEGRRARLAGSAG; the protein is encoded by the coding sequence ATGTCCCGCGAGTCCCAGACCGCCCTGCCCGGCACGCCCGACCGGCCCGAGCTGCCCGGCAAGCTTCCGGACCACCTGCGTGCCGAACTGATCGCCTTCCGCCGGGACTTGCACATGCATCCCGAGCTAGGACACCAGGAGTTCCGCACCACGGCGGCGATCAAGGCCCGGCTGGAGAAAGCGGGCCTGCGCCCGAGGGTGCTGAAGTCGGGCACCGGGCTCATCTGTGACGTCGGCACCTGGGACGGCGTACGTCCCATGCTGGCCCTGCGCGCGGACATCGACGCCCTGCCCATCCCGGACGCCAAGACGCACGTCTCGTACCGCTCGACCGTCCCGGACCGCGCCCACGCCTGCGGCCACGACGTGCACACCGCCGTGGTGCTCGGCGCGGGCCTCGTCCTCGCCGAGCTCGACCGCCGCGGCGAGCTTCCCCGTCCGGTGCGGCTGCTCTTCCAGCCCGCCGAGGAGGTGCTGCCCGGCGGCGCCACCGAGGCCATCGACTCCGGGGTGCTGGACGGCGTGGGCAAGATCATCGCCCTGCACTGCGACCCCCGGGTCGACGCCGGCCGGATCGGCCTGCGCGCCGGGCCCATCACCTCGGCCTGCGACCGGCTGGAGGTCACCCTCGAAGGCCCCGGCGGGCACACCGCCCGTCCGCACTTGACCACCGACCTGGTGACGGCGGCCGCCCGGCTCGCCCTCGACCTGCCCGCCCTGCTGACCAAGCGGATGGACGCCCGCTCGGGCATGTCCGTCACCTGGGGCCGGATCGAGGCCGGGCACGCCTGCAACGTCATCCCGATGCACGCGGAGCTGTCCGGAACCGTTCGGTGCCTGGACCTGACCTCCTGGCACGAGGCCCCCGACCAGATCCACGCCGTCATCGACGAGATCGCCTCGATGCACCGGGCCAAGTCGGAGATCACCTACGTGCGCGGAGTGCCCCCGGTCGTCAACGACCCGATGGTCACCGAGCTGCTGCGCGAGGCGATGAGCGCCCGGCGCGGGGCCGACTCGGTCGAGGACACCGAGCAGAGCCTGGGCGGCGAGGACTTCTCCTGGTACCTGGAGCACGTTCCCGGGGCCATGGCGCGCCTGGGTGTCCGGGCACCCGGGGACACGGCGAAGCGGGATCTGCACCGCGGCGATTTCGATGTGGACGAGGCCGCGATCGGGGTCGGCGTGGAGTTCTTCACGGCCGCGGCGCTGCTCGACGGCCGCTCCCTCGAAGGGCGACGCGCCAGGCTCGCGGGGTCCGCGGGGTAG
- a CDS encoding cytidine deaminase, with protein sequence MTAAPDWEALREAAREAMSRAYAPYSGFPVGVAALVDDGRTVVGCNVENASYGLGLCAECGLVSSLQATGGGRLTHFTCVDGKGEILVPCGRCRQLLFEFGGAELQVETPEGVLPLSAMLPQAFGPDHLR encoded by the coding sequence GTGACGGCCGCTCCCGACTGGGAGGCCCTGCGCGAGGCCGCCCGGGAGGCCATGTCCCGGGCGTACGCCCCGTACTCGGGCTTCCCGGTCGGTGTCGCGGCGCTGGTCGACGACGGCCGCACCGTCGTCGGCTGCAACGTCGAGAACGCCAGCTACGGGCTCGGCCTGTGCGCCGAATGCGGGCTGGTCTCCTCCCTCCAGGCCACCGGCGGCGGCCGGCTGACGCACTTCACGTGCGTGGACGGCAAGGGCGAGATCCTCGTCCCCTGCGGTCGCTGCCGCCAGCTCCTCTTCGAGTTCGGCGGGGCGGAGCTCCAGGTGGAGACGCCGGAAGGCGTCCTGCCGCTCTCCGCGATGCTGCCGCAGGCCTTTGGGCCGGACCACCTGAGATAG